CGACAACGGTTTTCACGCCTTGCTCCATGACTTTTTCAGCCATTCTCAAACCGTCTTCCACACAGGCCTGCCGGTCGAGGGGACCCAGGGTGACGTCGCCCTGCCAGCCGGGAAATCCGAACAGAAAGTGTTCGTGCATCAGGGTCATGCCCAGGTGCTCGGAAGGAACGAATCCGGAAACGGTGCTGACGTTCATGGCTGCCCTCCTGAAAAGAGTTCATATTCTTTTGAACAGTGGCGCTTTCCCATAGAGCAATAGATGTACCATGTATGCTCCCGCAGGCTAGCTTGCCGCAACATACTGTTTTGCTTATTTATTAAATGAATGCAGAGGACGGCGGCCATCTTCCCGGCACGCCGGGTTGTACCGCAAAAGGGAGACACTCTGTCTCATTGTGTCCGACGGGGATCCGTCACGAGGAAATGGAGAAAAAGTCCGCGCTGGAAAGGGGGAGAAACGACTCACTCCGGTCAGAAAGAAAGGAAGGAAGGGGCCTGTCTTGGAATCATCAAACCGCGCGCGACCCTCCGTGGTTTTTCCACCATGGATTTCCCCTTCCCGCCAATCCGTTCGGACCGCAATCCTGCATGCTGACCGCAGGATTCTCACCACCTGATCGAGGAGGAAAAAGAATTGTCCAGGAAACGGGCAGATTATTCGCTTCCTGTCTCGGCGGGAGCGGATACCCGGATATTGCCGCCCGTGGACTGGCCGGCTATTTCCGGCCGGCGATGAGGCCCGAGTCGTTGGGAGCTTGAAAGGGCAGGCGGCGGATGTCCCGGAGGCCCGCAGCGGCAAGCATGTCCCGAATCTCCGCTTCCGAGTAGGAGCGCCCCTCGGGGGTCCCCAGGAGCATGTTGAGGGAAAACAGGGCCGGGTGAAGAGGCCCGTCCTTGGCGTCATTCAGGATGAACTCGTGGACGATCAGGATGCCTCCCGGCTCCAGGGCCGCCGCTGCCCCGGCCACGATCTTCCGGCAGTCCTCCGGCCCTTCCCCGTGCAGGATATGCGACAGCCAGGCGGCGTCATACCCCTCTCCCAGATCGTCTTCCAGGTAGTTTCCCGCCCGGAAGGCGATGCGGTCCTCCAGGCCGAAACGGCGGATCGTTTTCATCGCGAAGGGCCGGGTGGTCTTGAGGTCGAAGACGGTAGCCCTGAGTCCCGCATAGCGCCGGCAGAAATGAATCGCATAGGTCCCCGGACCGCCGCCCAGGTCCAGGAGATGCCTCCGGCCCGTCAGGTCGACATCCCGGACGATTCGGGGCGCCAGGCGGCTGGCCAGGTTGAACATCCCCATGAGGAAGCTCTCCCGGATTTCCCGGTTCCGGAACGTTGAGCGCTTCCGGATCGGTCTGCCCCCCTTTACGGCCACGGGCAGCTTTGCCCAGGACTCCATCAGGTGATGATGGTGGAGGATCATGTGTCCGATATACACCTCCGATCCGCCATCGAGATGCATCCGGGACTCGTGGGTGTTTCGGTAGTGGTCGTCCTCCCGCATCAGGAGCCCCATGGCGGTGAGGGCGTTCAGAAGCGCCGTCGTTCCCCGCAGGCTGGACGAGGTTTCCCTCGCCACGTCCTCCGCAGAGAGCGAACTCCCCCCGAGGGCGGTGAAGATTCCCTGCTTCACCCCGGCATGGAGCGCACAGGTCTGCCAGTAAGAGCCGGACACCTCGAGGAGGCGTCCGGCCGTCCAGGTTTCCTTCATTATTCCTTTGCCTTGGGTTTCTTTTCCTTGGCAGCGCCTTCCTTCTTCTCCGCCTTTTCCTCTTTCTTCTTCTTGCTCTTGGAGGTTTTCTCCTCCACCGGGGGCGGCGCCTCACCCTTCTTCTTCTCCGTCTTGGCCTCCGCCAGCTTCCGGGCCTTCGTCTCCTTTTTGTCGGCGGTCTTCTTGTCTTTGGCGTCAATGGCGGCCAGACGTCCGTTGGCCTCCCGGACTCTCGCTTTCAGGGCCCGCACGACGGCGTCCCGGGCCGCGGCGGTGCCTTCAATTCCCTTGGCGGCCAGTTCGGCCAGTCGCTTTTCCAGTTTCTTCTGCCAGATTTCCTTCTGGCTGAGGCGGATCCCCTTCGCATTCGAAGCCATGAAACATTACCTCCCTGTTGAATTTTCTTCGATTCGGTCCGAGGCGCAGGCGCCGCGGAGGCATTCGTGTCCCGCCCCGGAGGACCGGGACGGATTGCTGTTCAGAAAATCAAGCACGTCGCTGAAATTCTCAAATGGCACGCAGGAGCGGTGGCGCTCCTGGCAGATCTGCAGGAGAACCCCTTTGGCAAAAACGAGATCCGCCTCCGCAGAAGGACATACGTCCGAATGGCCGTTCCCGACATAGACGATGACGTCATAGCGGCCCCGCCGGGACCGAAGGATTCCCCGTTTGCAGGTCCCGCAGCGCCCGCAGTCTTCGCTTGCCCAGGGGAACTC
This genomic window from Syntrophaceae bacterium contains:
- a CDS encoding methyltransferase domain-containing protein yields the protein MMKETWTAGRLLEVSGSYWQTCALHAGVKQGIFTALGGSSLSAEDVARETSSSLRGTTALLNALTAMGLLMREDDHYRNTHESRMHLDGGSEVYIGHMILHHHHLMESWAKLPVAVKGGRPIRKRSTFRNREIRESFLMGMFNLASRLAPRIVRDVDLTGRRHLLDLGGGPGTYAIHFCRRYAGLRATVFDLKTTRPFAMKTIRRFGLEDRIAFRAGNYLEDDLGEGYDAAWLSHILHGEGPEDCRKIVAGAAAALEPGGILIVHEFILNDAKDGPLHPALFSLNMLLGTPEGRSYSEAEIRDMLAAAGLRDIRRLPFQAPNDSGLIAGRK